One window of Trueperaceae bacterium genomic DNA carries:
- a CDS encoding NAD-dependent epimerase/dehydratase family protein — MRILVTGAHGFIGSHLCERLLSSGFEVRALVSPWGDTANLTRVEGESRLQLVRADVTDAASLAAACEGAEAVIHAAAKVGDWGRAADFERTNVEGTRNLLEAARWAGTSRFVLVSSIAVHRYVGFREADAEAQPRDNFELAYARSKILAEDLVFSWSGEGVVVRPGLWPFGPRDPQLRRVAAALAHGALPLLDGGRSVLNTAYVENLVQGLELAATESGVAGRAFVIADDGMPTWSDVLGELARLLGAPPPRLRLPSSLVSPVASVVESLWSRVSPAKEPPLTRYRAALMRRDAHFSIGPARRDLGYEPLYSWQEGLALSVANDPALFALSAR, encoded by the coding sequence ATGAGGATACTCGTGACGGGCGCGCACGGTTTCATAGGCAGCCACCTCTGCGAGCGGTTGCTCAGTTCCGGGTTCGAGGTAAGGGCGCTGGTCTCCCCTTGGGGCGACACCGCTAACCTGACTCGGGTGGAGGGGGAATCGCGCCTCCAGCTGGTACGCGCCGACGTCACCGATGCAGCCTCCCTGGCCGCAGCCTGCGAAGGCGCGGAGGCCGTGATCCACGCAGCCGCCAAGGTCGGCGACTGGGGACGAGCGGCCGATTTCGAACGAACCAACGTAGAGGGTACGCGCAACCTGCTCGAGGCGGCTCGCTGGGCAGGCACTTCGCGTTTCGTGCTCGTCTCCAGCATCGCCGTCCACCGCTACGTCGGATTCCGTGAGGCAGATGCCGAGGCGCAGCCGCGAGACAACTTCGAACTCGCCTACGCCCGTTCCAAGATACTCGCCGAGGACCTCGTGTTCAGCTGGTCCGGCGAGGGAGTGGTCGTCAGGCCTGGCCTCTGGCCCTTCGGCCCCCGGGACCCCCAACTCAGGCGAGTGGCGGCCGCGCTCGCGCACGGCGCCCTCCCCCTCCTCGACGGCGGCAGGAGCGTGCTCAACACGGCCTACGTGGAGAATCTGGTCCAGGGGCTGGAGCTGGCGGCTACCGAGAGCGGGGTGGCAGGTCGCGCTTTCGTCATCGCAGACGATGGGATGCCTACCTGGAGCGACGTGCTGGGGGAGTTGGCGAGGCTCCTGGGGGCGCCGCCACCACGCTTGCGCCTCCCTTCGTCCCTTGTCTCCCCGGTCGCATCCGTCGTCGAGTCGCTCTGGTCCCGCGTCTCGCCAGCGAAGGAACCTCCGCTCACCCGCTACCGCGCCGCCCTGATGCGCCGCGACGCGCACTTCTCGATCGGCCCGGCCCGGCGGGATCTCGGTTACGAACCGCTCTACAGCTGGCAGGAGGGGCTGGCCCTGTCGGTAGCGAACGATCCGGCACTCTTCGCCCTGTCCGCCAGATGA
- a CDS encoding CPBP family intramembrane glutamic endopeptidase, whose product MNGESRSQGVLRGLASDLAALFPPNGRLSALLTLALLLQIGYWYFGAPGPASPRDPIHALRWVAWATVLLGLIPLLLCRPLGLRLERLGLTEGDSRTGWQAVGIGVLVVIPVAWFAAGDPAVRLAYPWPGAWAGSSALAFFAWAATYTCYYFAYEFFFRGFLLRGLEPALGATGALWVQTIASTMLHLGKPLLETIAALPAGLVFGLLALRTRSILYVALIHMTLGLATDLFSLLRAGQLG is encoded by the coding sequence GTGAACGGGGAATCACGCTCTCAGGGCGTGCTGAGGGGCCTCGCCTCCGACCTGGCGGCCCTCTTCCCGCCGAACGGCCGGCTCTCGGCGCTGCTGACCCTGGCGCTGCTGCTGCAGATCGGCTACTGGTACTTCGGTGCTCCAGGTCCCGCCAGCCCCCGCGATCCGATCCACGCCCTGCGCTGGGTGGCGTGGGCAACGGTACTCCTCGGCCTAATTCCGCTCCTCCTGTGCCGCCCGCTGGGACTCCGCCTCGAGCGGCTGGGACTCACCGAGGGCGACAGCCGGACAGGTTGGCAAGCCGTGGGGATCGGCGTGCTGGTGGTTATCCCGGTCGCCTGGTTCGCGGCCGGAGACCCGGCGGTGAGGCTCGCCTACCCGTGGCCCGGAGCCTGGGCCGGCAGCAGCGCCCTCGCTTTCTTCGCCTGGGCAGCGACCTACACCTGCTACTACTTCGCCTACGAGTTCTTCTTCCGGGGCTTCCTGCTGAGGGGCCTGGAACCGGCCCTCGGCGCAACGGGGGCGCTCTGGGTGCAGACGATCGCTTCTACGATGCTCCACCTGGGCAAGCCCCTGTTGGAAACGATCGCCGCGCTCCCGGCCGGCCTCGTCTTCGGACTGCTGGCCCTGCGCACCCGCTCGATCCTCTACGTGGCGCTGATCCATATGACATTGGGGCTGGCGACAGACCTCTTCTCGCTGCTCCGCGCCGGCCAGCTGGGCTAG
- a CDS encoding pyridoxal phosphate-dependent aminotransferase family protein, giving the protein MHPFFKPISRQNGGTVTVNGRDMVITGSNDYLGLTQDERLKDAARSALDDFGTSCTGSRFLTGTLTLHEQLEVRLAEFLRKESALTFSAGYLGCLSVVSALAGRHDILYFDRENHACLYDGARLAFGVLRKYEHNDIDHLERLLERDADKPGGRLIVTDGVFSMSGHIAKLPEIVRVARSYGARVVVDDAHATGVLGDGGRGTAEYFRLEEEVDLIVGTFSKSFGSVGGFMAGQRQVVNYVKHKARPFIFTAALPAMQMAAALEALEIMEREPQHRARLWRNVDRLHGGLRSLGFDTLGSQTPIVPVHIGPDDLTMLFWKGLFEEGIFTTPALPPGVPSGQSIIRTSVNANHTEEQLDRLLDAFEIVGKRFGLIG; this is encoded by the coding sequence ATGCATCCTTTCTTCAAGCCGATAAGCCGTCAGAACGGTGGCACGGTCACCGTCAACGGTCGCGATATGGTCATCACCGGCTCCAACGACTACCTTGGACTCACTCAGGACGAGAGGTTGAAGGACGCCGCCAGGTCTGCCCTTGATGACTTCGGCACCAGCTGCACCGGTTCCCGCTTCCTGACTGGAACGCTGACACTGCACGAACAGCTCGAAGTTCGCTTGGCGGAGTTCCTGCGCAAGGAGTCGGCGCTCACTTTCAGTGCCGGTTATCTCGGCTGCCTCTCCGTCGTCAGCGCCCTCGCCGGACGCCACGACATCCTCTACTTCGACCGCGAGAACCACGCCTGCCTCTACGACGGCGCCAGGCTCGCATTCGGCGTGCTCCGCAAGTACGAGCACAACGATATCGACCACCTCGAGCGGCTGCTCGAGCGCGATGCCGACAAGCCGGGAGGCCGCCTCATCGTGACCGACGGGGTCTTCTCGATGAGCGGGCACATCGCCAAGCTGCCCGAGATCGTCCGCGTGGCGAGGAGTTACGGCGCACGGGTAGTGGTCGACGACGCTCACGCCACCGGAGTGCTCGGTGACGGTGGTCGCGGCACGGCCGAGTACTTCCGCCTCGAGGAGGAGGTCGACCTGATAGTAGGCACCTTCTCCAAGTCGTTCGGCTCGGTCGGCGGCTTCATGGCGGGTCAGAGGCAGGTCGTCAACTACGTGAAGCACAAGGCGCGGCCGTTCATCTTCACGGCGGCGCTGCCAGCGATGCAGATGGCGGCCGCGCTGGAGGCGCTCGAGATCATGGAACGGGAGCCACAGCATCGGGCCCGGTTGTGGCGGAACGTCGATCGGCTGCACGGCGGTCTCCGTTCGCTGGGCTTCGATACGCTGGGCTCCCAGACGCCGATCGTGCCGGTCCACATCGGTCCCGACGACCTCACCATGCTCTTCTGGAAGGGCCTCTTCGAGGAGGGCATCTTCACGACCCCTGCCCTGCCGCCGGGCGTACCGAGCGGTCAGTCGATAATCCGGACGAGCGTCAACGCCAACCACACCGAGGAACAGCTCGACCGGCTGCTCGACGCGTTCGAGATCGTCGGCAAACGCTTCGGCCTGATCGGCTGA
- a CDS encoding GNAT family N-acetyltransferase, producing the protein MSTQRDGGDGAQLASPGVATRAADVQDAPLVHAIYLGTPGYFDIISIPVPTLAEVETDLATAARDARRQVELVYAPPDLQLPGWELVDGVGGRPIVGYLDYKLDYPEPGDATVNLLLVHGQLQSRGVGKECARDLESRLRVRGNVRRMLASIYGQNPRAERFWRSLGYTFAIDAKPILDWYAKEL; encoded by the coding sequence GTGAGCACCCAACGTGATGGGGGTGACGGCGCCCAGCTTGCGTCGCCTGGCGTAGCCACGCGTGCCGCGGACGTACAGGACGCTCCCCTGGTACACGCCATCTACCTGGGCACGCCCGGGTATTTCGACATAATCTCGATCCCCGTTCCCACTCTTGCCGAGGTCGAGACAGACCTCGCCACAGCGGCTCGCGACGCCCGGCGTCAGGTCGAACTGGTTTACGCTCCGCCCGACCTCCAGTTGCCGGGATGGGAGCTGGTTGACGGCGTCGGCGGCAGACCCATCGTTGGCTACCTCGACTACAAGCTCGACTACCCGGAACCGGGGGACGCGACCGTCAATCTGCTGCTGGTACACGGCCAGCTGCAGAGCCGCGGCGTAGGCAAGGAGTGCGCCAGGGACCTCGAATCGAGATTGCGGGTCCGCGGCAACGTGAGGCGGATGCTGGCCAGCATCTACGGTCAGAACCCGCGTGCCGAACGGTTCTGGCGCTCGCTCGGCTACACCTTCGCGATCGACGCCAAACCCATCCTGGACTGGTACGCGAAGGAACTCTGA
- the efp gene encoding elongation factor P: MISVTDLRNGTKVEMDGGLWECLEYQHQKIGRGGAKVVAKFRNLDTGAIVERTFNSGEKLQDIFIDYRTMQYLYSDGDTYTFMDTETYEQPTLSRQQIGDGARYLTENLEVTVDYYQGRPLKVTLPNVVELAIVETDPGMKGDTVSGGSKPAKVESGATVQVPLFIDQGERIRVDTRTGEYLGRA; encoded by the coding sequence ATGATTAGTGTCACGGACCTACGTAATGGAACGAAGGTCGAGATGGATGGTGGACTCTGGGAGTGTCTCGAGTACCAGCACCAGAAGATCGGCCGCGGCGGAGCGAAAGTGGTCGCCAAGTTCCGCAACCTCGATACTGGCGCTATCGTCGAGAGGACGTTCAACTCCGGCGAGAAACTGCAGGATATCTTCATCGACTATCGCACCATGCAATATCTCTACAGCGATGGCGACACCTACACCTTCATGGACACCGAGACCTACGAGCAGCCGACGCTCTCCCGGCAGCAGATCGGTGACGGCGCCCGTTACCTGACGGAGAATCTCGAGGTGACGGTCGACTACTATCAGGGACGCCCCCTCAAGGTGACCCTGCCGAACGTCGTCGAACTGGCCATCGTCGAGACCGACCCGGGGATGAAGGGCGACACGGTCTCGGGCGGTTCCAAACCAGCCAAGGTCGAGTCGGGCGCCACCGTGCAGGTGCCGCTCTTCATCGATCAGGGTGAGCGGATCCGAGTGGACACGCGCACCGGCGAGTACCTGGGGCGGGCGTGA
- the accB gene encoding acetyl-CoA carboxylase biotin carboxyl carrier protein: protein MEVKEIRKLLDALASSDVNELTLETGEYKLTVKRGKEGAPVATASTAVAQPAPAAPQQAAPQPQAAAEAAPAPAPEPSSNFVEVTAPIVGTFYAAPSPDADAYVKVGDRVERGAVLCIIEAMKLMNEIEAETAGTVKEILVRNEEPVEYGQVLFRIDPA from the coding sequence ATGGAAGTCAAGGAGATCAGGAAGCTACTGGACGCCCTCGCAAGCAGCGACGTCAATGAACTCACCCTCGAAACGGGCGAGTACAAGCTCACGGTGAAGCGAGGCAAGGAGGGCGCGCCGGTCGCGACTGCGAGTACAGCAGTCGCCCAGCCCGCCCCGGCCGCTCCCCAGCAAGCGGCACCCCAGCCGCAGGCGGCGGCAGAAGCCGCGCCGGCTCCCGCGCCCGAACCCAGCTCCAACTTCGTCGAGGTCACCGCTCCCATCGTCGGCACCTTCTACGCCGCGCCTTCGCCGGACGCCGACGCGTACGTCAAGGTCGGCGACCGCGTCGAGCGTGGCGCTGTCCTCTGCATCATCGAGGCGATGAAGCTGATGAACGAGATCGAGGCTGAGACGGCCGGCACCGTCAAAGAGATCCTGGTGCGCAACGAGGAGCCGGTCGAGTACGGCCAGGTCCTCTTCCGCATCGATCCGGCCTGA
- the accC gene encoding acetyl-CoA carboxylase biotin carboxylase subunit: MFKKILIANRGEIALRVLRAARELGIQTVVAYSEVDEASLPVLLADESICIGPGPAPKSYLNVRNLLSAAIVTGAEAVHPGYGFLAENAEFAQKCEEHNLVFIGPRPKNISLIGDKASARALAKEAGVPLTPGSEPLEDVESAKAFAEQIGYPVILKASAGGGGRGMRVVQSPETLQRSFVSAQEEARAAFGNPELYMEKYLEEPRHVEIQVFGDGEGNVIHFFDRDCSIQRRYQKILEEAPSLLDTDLRLAIADSAVRLAKHIGYRGAGTCEFLVDREGNFYFSEMNTRIQVEHPVTEMVTRFDLVQEQFRVAAGQGMSFKQEDVRVEGHAIEVRINAEDPDHDFRPAAGTVTDVHWPGGPGIRVDSHVYAGYRIPANYDSLIAKIIAWAPSRQEAISRMQRALRETVIEGIKTTIPFHLRVLDNAFYRRGAIYTNFIPRRMLNE, encoded by the coding sequence GTGTTCAAGAAAATCCTCATCGCCAACCGGGGTGAAATCGCCCTGCGCGTCCTTCGCGCGGCCCGTGAGCTGGGCATTCAGACGGTCGTGGCCTACTCGGAGGTCGACGAGGCCTCGCTGCCGGTTCTGCTGGCAGATGAGTCGATCTGCATCGGCCCCGGTCCGGCGCCCAAGTCGTACCTGAACGTTCGCAACCTGTTGTCGGCGGCCATCGTGACGGGCGCCGAAGCGGTCCACCCCGGCTACGGCTTCCTCGCCGAGAATGCCGAGTTCGCCCAGAAGTGCGAGGAGCACAACCTCGTCTTCATCGGCCCGCGACCCAAGAACATCAGTCTCATCGGCGACAAGGCCAGCGCCCGAGCATTGGCGAAGGAGGCTGGGGTTCCTCTCACGCCGGGATCCGAGCCGCTCGAAGACGTGGAGAGCGCCAAGGCGTTCGCCGAGCAGATCGGTTATCCGGTGATCCTGAAGGCTTCGGCCGGTGGCGGCGGCCGTGGGATGCGGGTCGTGCAATCGCCCGAGACACTTCAGCGCAGTTTCGTGAGCGCTCAGGAGGAGGCGCGCGCTGCTTTCGGCAACCCGGAGCTCTACATGGAGAAGTACCTCGAGGAGCCCCGCCATGTCGAGATCCAGGTGTTCGGTGACGGGGAAGGGAATGTCATCCACTTCTTCGACCGCGATTGCTCGATACAGCGTCGCTATCAGAAGATCCTGGAGGAGGCGCCTTCACTGCTCGATACCGACCTGCGGCTCGCCATCGCGGACTCGGCCGTGCGGCTCGCGAAGCATATCGGCTACCGGGGCGCCGGGACTTGTGAGTTCCTCGTAGACCGCGAGGGGAACTTCTACTTCTCGGAGATGAACACCCGCATCCAGGTCGAGCACCCGGTGACCGAGATGGTCACGCGCTTCGACCTCGTCCAGGAGCAGTTCCGCGTGGCAGCCGGGCAGGGGATGAGCTTCAAGCAGGAGGACGTACGGGTCGAGGGGCACGCGATCGAGGTGCGTATCAACGCCGAGGATCCAGACCATGATTTCCGGCCGGCAGCCGGAACGGTCACCGACGTGCACTGGCCGGGCGGGCCGGGGATCCGCGTCGACTCCCATGTCTACGCCGGGTACCGGATCCCCGCGAACTACGACAGCCTCATAGCCAAGATCATCGCCTGGGCGCCAAGCAGGCAAGAGGCGATCAGCAGGATGCAGCGGGCTCTGCGAGAAACGGTGATCGAAGGGATCAAGACGACCATCCCCTTCCACCTGAGGGTGCTCGACAACGCCTTCTACCGGCGCGGAGCCATCTACACGAACTTCATCCCCAGGAGGATGCTGAATGAGTGA
- a CDS encoding Asp23/Gls24 family envelope stress response protein, with translation MSEPKDLAISPDVLYGIAQLALEGVEGLTPASPPPRVGEILSGRRAKGIRVERQGDSVRVNLNVSVTYGMPIPKVAAQAQEAVREAVASMTGLEVESVDVCVDAIDLPAEIASG, from the coding sequence ATGAGTGAGCCGAAGGACCTGGCGATCTCGCCCGACGTCCTCTACGGCATCGCCCAGCTGGCGCTCGAGGGCGTCGAGGGACTCACCCCTGCCTCGCCGCCACCCCGGGTCGGTGAGATCCTGAGCGGGCGCCGGGCGAAAGGGATTCGCGTCGAACGGCAGGGAGACAGCGTGCGGGTGAACCTCAACGTGAGCGTCACCTACGGCATGCCCATCCCCAAGGTCGCTGCCCAGGCGCAGGAGGCCGTTCGCGAGGCGGTCGCTTCGATGACCGGACTCGAAGTGGAGTCGGTGGACGTCTGCGTTGACGCGATCGACCTGCCGGCGGAGATCGCGAGTGGCTAG
- the nusB gene encoding transcription antitermination factor NusB codes for MARRRARELAFRTLFQAERGSTPVLDVWRQVREELAEEIEEEADDPYGDALDREGIGFAERLVTAYAEHAAEVDARLEAAVEGWTFGQMNQTDLNVLRLATTEMLYEEEIPGKVTIEMAVRTAKKFGGEESGRFVNGVLARLYRDLGADRKGS; via the coding sequence GTGGCTAGAAGGAGGGCGCGAGAGCTCGCCTTTCGCACACTCTTCCAGGCGGAGCGGGGGAGCACGCCTGTTCTAGACGTCTGGCGCCAGGTCCGCGAGGAGCTCGCCGAAGAGATCGAAGAGGAGGCGGACGATCCCTACGGCGACGCTCTGGACCGCGAGGGCATCGGCTTCGCAGAGCGGCTGGTCACCGCCTACGCCGAGCATGCCGCCGAGGTCGACGCTCGGCTCGAGGCGGCCGTGGAAGGCTGGACCTTCGGCCAGATGAACCAGACCGATCTCAACGTGCTGCGGCTCGCCACTACCGAGATGCTCTACGAGGAGGAGATCCCCGGCAAGGTGACGATCGAGATGGCAGTGCGTACGGCCAAGAAGTTCGGTGGTGAGGAGTCCGGCCGCTTCGTGAACGGGGTGCTGGCCCGGCTCTACCGAGACCTCGGCGCCGACAGGAAGGGCAGCTGA
- a CDS encoding tetrahydrofolate dehydrogenase/cyclohydrolase catalytic domain-containing protein has product MPARILDGREASKALTAEVRNQVEGLPYTPQLVFVRAGDDPASASYVRSKARLAERAGIRSETKVLDAGVSQEQLADLVAELNADDEVDGILVQLPLYEHLESQGILEAIAPSKDVDGFHPINVGRLWSGQPGLFPATPMGLIRILDHYRLPVEGQRVVIVGRSNLVGKPAAALFLRRNATVTVAHSRTRELAEVTRRADILVAAAGKPGMITGEMVKEGAVVLDVGQSPVDGKLLGDVHPAVAEVAGALTPTPGGTGPMTVAMVIANTLTAARERRAVRA; this is encoded by the coding sequence GTGCCGGCCCGAATCCTGGATGGCCGCGAGGCGTCGAAGGCGCTCACTGCCGAGGTTCGCAACCAGGTCGAGGGTCTCCCGTACACACCCCAGCTGGTGTTCGTCCGAGCAGGTGACGACCCGGCTAGCGCCTCCTACGTCCGCTCCAAAGCCCGTCTCGCCGAGCGGGCGGGGATACGCTCCGAGACGAAGGTGCTCGACGCCGGCGTGAGCCAGGAGCAACTCGCTGACCTCGTCGCCGAACTGAACGCCGACGACGAGGTTGATGGGATCCTCGTCCAGCTCCCCCTGTACGAGCACCTCGAGAGTCAGGGCATCCTCGAAGCGATAGCCCCTAGCAAGGATGTGGACGGTTTCCACCCGATCAACGTGGGGCGTCTGTGGAGCGGACAGCCGGGGCTCTTCCCTGCGACTCCGATGGGCCTCATCCGCATCCTCGACCATTACCGACTGCCGGTCGAGGGCCAGCGAGTAGTGATCGTGGGGCGTTCGAACCTGGTAGGCAAGCCGGCGGCAGCACTCTTCCTTAGGCGGAACGCCACGGTGACTGTCGCGCACTCGCGCACCAGAGAGCTTGCCGAGGTGACGCGCCGGGCCGATATCCTGGTCGCTGCCGCCGGCAAGCCAGGGATGATCACAGGGGAGATGGTGAAAGAGGGGGCGGTCGTCCTCGACGTCGGTCAGAGCCCGGTCGACGGGAAGCTCCTTGGTGACGTCCACCCTGCCGTCGCCGAGGTCGCCGGAGCCCTCACCCCCACCCCGGGCGGGACCGGGCCCATGACGGTGGCCATGGTCATCGCGAACACGCTGACGGCGGCGCGGGAACGGCGGGCGGTTCGTGCCTAG